AGCGTTTCTCCATTGTTTTTGACCAATCCCAGAGTTCCCCAAAACAGTAGAAAATGAAAATCAGTCGTCCTCCTCGTCCTGCTCCTCGTCCGAGTCTCCTTCCTCGGCCTCCTCGGCCGCCTGCTTCTCGTCCAGCGCGTCCTGCAGCGCCTGCTCCTCCTCCACGGTGGGGTCCACGTCCTCTGTGATCTCGGGGGCGCTGGGGTACTCGTTCTGCGGCGCCGGCGGCAGTAACGGGCTGTAGCCGTCGCCCGGGTACTTGAGGCCCCAGCCCACGTAGATGTTCTCAAACTTCCTGCCGGCACAATCCAAAAGCACACCGTCGGACGCCGAACGCCGAAAAAACGGGCGGTGAAAGTGGGAAAagagcttttttggggggcggggggtggctcccgagccacattCGGCCATCATCAACTTGCGACTGACTTGGCGTAAGCGTAGGCGCAGGCTCCGGGCCAGCAGTTGGAGCGCATGACGGCGATGGCGTGCTGGGAAGTGAGCGTGGACGAGAGGCTGGAGCTCCACGGGACCGTCTCGAAGACTTCCGCGTCCTGGGACAGCGGCGTCAAAAGCGGCGGTCCCACTTCGGGTTCGGGCTCGTCGGGGTCTTCGTCGatctcctccgcctcctcctcgttGGACTCGTCTTCCGTCTTCGACGCCAGGTTGACCCACGTGCAGCGGCCCTGTCACccacgcaaaaaaaaatgaaattaaaaaaaaaaaaggcttccctaggccacaggtgtcaaagtgccggcccgggggccaaatctggcccgccacatcattttgtgtggcccgagaaagtcaacgatgagtgccttgtgactttctgttttaggatcaaattcaaatgaagagtatagatgtatattacatttcctgattttccccctttgaaatcaatcattgtcattttttaatcatttttttgtgtttttagttcaaaaatcattttgtcaaatcgaaaaattaatatattaatattttccgttttccactttaatattgaacatcattaaaaaatatattttgtttccatttgaaataaaaacatgattaaaagaaatgttccattactaagaaaaaaaagcttaaataaacattgttttagatctataaaaatggaccatttagggatttttatccatttattaaaaagaatcgCGGGcaacattaacgtcaactcggttgaATGtgggttggaccattttagatataatatttagatatagatttttttataaatggattaaaagaactggattaaaatccctgaatattccgtttttttgataaatctaaaacaatgtttatttgagctttttttaaaaatatatttttagatttgacaaaatgatttttgaactaaaaagacagaaaaaatggattcaaaaatgacaatgattgatttaaaaggggggaaatcaggaaatggaatatacatctatactcttcatttgaatttgatcctaaaacagaaagtcacaaggCACTCATCGTTGACTTTCCCGgggcgcacaaaatgaggcggcccgggggccacatttggcccccgggccgccacatgGACACGTGtcctaggctaattgtacgctaaactATCATTAGCTATGAGTgatgggttgtttgtctccttgtgccctgcgattgggtgtcaGCTAATGAAGGTtgtccccccgcctggtgcccgtagtagttagctgggataagctccggcacccccagcgACCTTCAGCTTTTGAATTTGGTCGCGTGCTGATggcagtttttgttttgttgtgttttttgttgttgttgtttttgttgttgttgtttttttgctacCTGATGCAGAATGTGCTGGGTGTGGTGCACCCAGGAGGAAAGGGAGTCGACCAGCTCGCCGACGGTGACGCCCTCGAACTCGGGGTTCTCCTCGATGCCGTCCTCCTCGGAGCCCTCCTCCTCGGCGCCCTCCTCCTCGATGGCCTGGTAGAAGCCCTGCGGGCTGATCTGCGTGCCGGCCGAGATGCGGGCGATCTGCGCCCGCAGGTAGTTGGCCTCGTTGCCCGGGAAGGGCGGGTAGCTGACGATGGGGGCGTCCAGCCGCCCCGTGAAGAACTTGCGGATCTGCCGCGCCACCGTCACCTGCGCCGGCGTCACCGACGGCAGCTTGGACCACGGCAGGCCCGGCTCGTTGCACACAAAGTACACAAACTTGTTGGCGCCCGTGCCTTTGGCCTCCTTGGGGACCACGGGGGGCGGCTTGTAGGTGGACTGGGGCAGCGGGTCCATCTGTCCACACACCAAGGAGCGTACTAAGTCAACAAACCAAACGGGACCCCACGGGAACAGGAAGTAAGTCACCCAAAAAGATCcccaaatcaacaagaagtgaggACAAATTCAAAGGAAacccggtcggtcggtcggtaaTGCTACAAATTTCAACagttaaaatcaacaggaagtggcccaaaagcaacaggaagtgagccaaaaggccccaaatcaacaggaagtgacgccAAAAggcccaaaatcaaaaggaagtgacgcCAAAAggcccaaaatcaaaaggaagtgacgcCAAATTAAAAGGAAACCCGGTAATGCTACAAATTTCAACagttaaaatcaacaggaagtggcccaagagcaacaggaagtgagccaaaaggccccaaatcaacaggaagtgacgccAAAAggcccaaaatcaaaaggaagtgatgCCAAATTAAAAGGAAACCCGGTAATGCTACAAATTTCAACAGTTTGTGACCTAGAAATGCCCAgaatcaaaaggaagtgaacCCATGAGAACAAAAAGTGAT
Above is a genomic segment from Stigmatopora argus isolate UIUO_Sarg chromosome 8, RoL_Sarg_1.0, whole genome shotgun sequence containing:
- the LOC144079460 gene encoding radial spoke head protein 4 homolog A-like isoform X1; its protein translation is MDGTQQVSVQVAASFKAFLMKSSSKSNLNLYDHLSRLLMRVIEERPHDAVDVMEDLSHDVKLRLYEDTQSSLQDLQPATAAEELAEQQKVLFVRPEDAPEHEFELESALPNVSEIAYFLAQAGVGLGREETQRIFLALKQLVSSYTMQRCRLWGKILGTERSYVIAEAEFGEGEEEDDEAAEEAADDEARDVDADANGDSEMDPLPQSTYKPPPVVPKEAKGTGANKFVYFVCNEPGLPWSKLPSVTPAQVTVARQIRKFFTGRLDAPIVSYPPFPGNEANYLRAQIARISAGTQISPQGFYQAIEEEGAEEEGSEEDGIEENPEFEGVTVGELVDSLSSWVHHTQHILHQGRCTWVNLASKTEDESNEEEAEEIDEDPDEPEPEVGPPLLTPLSQDAEVFETVPWSSSLSSTLTSQHAIAVMRSNCWPGACAYAYAKKFENIYVGWGLKYPGDGYSPLLPPAPQNEYPSAPEITEDVDPTVEEEQALQDALDEKQAAEEAEEGDSDEEQDEEDD
- the LOC144079460 gene encoding radial spoke head protein 6 homolog A-like isoform X2; this translates as MRVIEERPHDAVDVMEDLSHDVKLRLYEDTQSSLQDLQPATAAEELAEQQKVLFVRPEDAPEHEFELESALPNVSEIAYFLAQAGVGLGREETQRIFLALKQLVSSYTMQRCRLWGKILGTERSYVIAEAEFGEGEEEDDEAAEEAADDEARDVDADANGDSEMDPLPQSTYKPPPVVPKEAKGTGANKFVYFVCNEPGLPWSKLPSVTPAQVTVARQIRKFFTGRLDAPIVSYPPFPGNEANYLRAQIARISAGTQISPQGFYQAIEEEGAEEEGSEEDGIEENPEFEGVTVGELVDSLSSWVHHTQHILHQGRCTWVNLASKTEDESNEEEAEEIDEDPDEPEPEVGPPLLTPLSQDAEVFETVPWSSSLSSTLTSQHAIAVMRSNCWPGACAYAYAKKFENIYVGWGLKYPGDGYSPLLPPAPQNEYPSAPEITEDVDPTVEEEQALQDALDEKQAAEEAEEGDSDEEQDEEDD